A genome region from Amblyraja radiata isolate CabotCenter1 chromosome 32, sAmbRad1.1.pri, whole genome shotgun sequence includes the following:
- the LOC116991073 gene encoding uncharacterized protein LOC116991073 → MEYANKLDEVDLAWDNLQEAKTVLEQIESKLNSEEEDFHPELSIRKCLQREAFGCRAKNTSSLPSVRSSLYRPTSMMNCRLDKQRTLSREWTPTFSRSNNDGMFKHEMENYDSSRGMFWNERTKLLRNEIIDQGAQLPDLNQTLITSKQTSNDNSPTRLVPARLQVLANWDVSEQGRHQASEQDVCSRSNTCNLEGGPPLGNDANLTFHFCSQRQMSHRKSSPEPLVAASCLSPCRGPLMQCLELKQSKSPTNKLEELKERIRLQRKLQKEQQFARTILNLPQEHPVPFHRQKAHKGGSEKCLIRKVTFARPAPSYKGK, encoded by the exons TTAGAGCAGATCGAGAGCAAGTTGAATTCTGAAGAGGAGGATTTTCATCCGGAGCTAAGCATTCGAAAATGTTTGCAGCGTGAGGCATTTG GATGCAGAGCAAAGAATACCAGCAGCCTTCCAAGTGTGAGAAGTTCACTGTATCGACCAACTTCCATGATGAACTGCAGACTGGACAAGCAGAGGACTCTGTCTCGCGAATGGACTCCCACCTTCAGCAG GTCAAATAACGATGGAATGTTCAAACACGAAATGGAAAATTATGATTCTTCGAGAGGAATGTTTTGGAATGAGAGAACAAAACTTTTGCGAAATGAGATAATTGATCAAGGTGCTCAACTGCCTGATCTTAATCAGACACTGATAACCAGCAAGCAAACGTCAAATGATAACTCACCAACTAGACTTGTCCCAGCAAGATTGCAAGTGTTGGCTAATTGGGATGTTTCAGAGCAAGGCCGCCACCAGGCAAGTGAGCAAGATGTCTGCAGCAGATCCAACACATGTAACCTGGAAGGAGGTCCTCCACTTGGCAATGATGCCAACTTGACATTTCACTTTTGTAGCCAAAGACAGATGTCACATCGGAAAAGTTCTCCAGAGCCTTTAGTAGCTGCGTCTTGCCTTAGTCCTTGTAGAGGTCCACTTATGCAGTGCCTGGAATTGAAACAGAGCAAATCCCCAACCAACAAATTGGAGGAGCTTAAGGAGCGGATAAGGCTGCAGAGGAAGCTGCAGAAGGAGCAACAGTTTGCAAGGACCATCTTAAATCTACCTCAAGAACATCCTGTCCCATTTCACAGGCAGAAGGCCCACAAGGGTGGTTCAGAGAAATGCTTGATCAGGAAAGTGACCTTTGCCcgaccagcaccatcctacaaaGGCAAGTGA